From the Oleiharenicola lentus genome, one window contains:
- a CDS encoding thymidine phosphorylase yields MPAFFPQDIIIKKRDGGALTRDEIEFFAKGVVNGAFADYQATALLMAVFWRGMTPQETAWLTDAMMRSGEVIDLRDLPGAKVDKHSTGGVGDKVSLILAPLAAACGLKVPMMSGRGLGHTGGTLDKLESIPGFKVQLSVPEFRAILQQVGTAMIGQTPQVVPADRKLYSLRDVTGTVECIPLICASIMSKKLAEGIDSLVLDVKFGQGAFMKKKADALTLARAMVETGRAAGKPVRALLTAMDQPLGRAAGHTTEVIESIECLKGRGPADLMEVTLALTGHMLILGGAAKDMADAQAKMQAAIASGAALQKFREMCTAQGGDARVVDDYAILPTAKKQIALTAPAGTRGFVSAVDALKCGHAIMALGGGRAAVTDKIDHAVGLADLIKIGEPVAPGTRLCTLHVNDDAKAVRAETLIREAIEFSSSTPTREPLIQDLIS; encoded by the coding sequence ATGCCTGCCTTCTTTCCCCAAGACATCATCATCAAGAAACGCGACGGCGGAGCGCTGACCCGCGACGAGATTGAGTTCTTCGCCAAGGGTGTCGTGAACGGTGCCTTCGCCGACTACCAGGCCACCGCCCTGCTCATGGCTGTCTTCTGGCGCGGCATGACGCCGCAGGAAACCGCCTGGCTGACCGACGCCATGATGCGCTCCGGTGAGGTCATCGACCTGCGCGACCTCCCCGGCGCCAAGGTGGACAAGCACTCCACCGGCGGCGTGGGCGACAAGGTCTCCCTCATCCTCGCCCCGCTCGCCGCCGCCTGCGGCCTCAAGGTGCCCATGATGAGCGGCCGCGGTCTCGGCCACACCGGCGGCACGCTCGACAAGCTCGAGTCGATCCCCGGTTTCAAGGTCCAGCTCAGCGTGCCCGAGTTCCGCGCCATCCTGCAACAGGTCGGCACCGCCATGATCGGCCAGACCCCGCAGGTGGTCCCGGCGGATCGCAAGCTCTACTCCCTGCGCGACGTCACCGGCACCGTCGAATGCATCCCGCTCATCTGCGCCAGCATCATGAGCAAGAAGCTCGCCGAGGGCATCGATTCGCTCGTGCTCGACGTGAAGTTCGGCCAGGGCGCGTTCATGAAGAAAAAGGCCGACGCCCTCACGCTCGCCCGCGCCATGGTCGAAACCGGCCGCGCTGCGGGCAAACCCGTGCGCGCCCTGCTCACCGCGATGGACCAGCCGCTCGGCCGCGCCGCCGGCCACACCACCGAGGTCATCGAGTCCATCGAATGCCTCAAGGGCCGCGGCCCCGCCGATCTCATGGAGGTCACCCTCGCGCTCACCGGCCACATGCTCATCCTCGGCGGCGCAGCCAAGGACATGGCCGACGCCCAAGCCAAGATGCAGGCCGCCATCGCCTCCGGCGCCGCGCTGCAGAAGTTCCGCGAAATGTGCACCGCCCAGGGCGGCGACGCGCGGGTGGTGGACGACTACGCCATCCTTCCCACTGCGAAAAAGCAGATCGCGCTCACCGCCCCGGCCGGCACCCGCGGCTTTGTCAGCGCCGTGGACGCCCTCAAATGCGGTCACGCCATCATGGCCCTCGGCGGCGGTCGCGCTGCGGTCACGGACAAGATCGACCACGCCGTCGGCCTTGCCGACCTGATCAAGATCGGCGAACCCGTCGCCCCCGGTACGCGTCTCTGCACCCTGCACGTAAACGACGACGCCAAAGCCGTCCGGGCCGAGACCCTCATCCGCGAAGCCATTGAGTTCAGCTCCTCCACCCCGACCCGGGAACCGCTCATCCAGGACCTGATCAGCTGA
- a CDS encoding sulfite oxidase-like oxidoreductase — protein sequence MSKDRYIAAKQKWAEKQKASGFKPRDHAAPGRLPPGQKLTTGFPVLDLGVQPEVPHTEWSLTLDGLVEKPATLTWAQFNALPQVTDVSDFHCVTTWSKYDCRWSGVAFTTLFELAQPKPEAKFVYFTSYDGYSTNVPLEHCLDDDVLVATQFDGAPVSREHGGPARVIIPKLYAWKGAKFVKTVTFLAGDRLGFWEVRGYHAIGDPWKEERYA from the coding sequence ATGTCGAAAGATCGTTACATCGCGGCCAAGCAGAAGTGGGCCGAGAAACAGAAGGCGTCGGGCTTCAAGCCCCGCGACCACGCCGCACCCGGGCGCCTGCCGCCGGGCCAGAAGCTTACCACCGGGTTTCCCGTGCTCGATCTCGGCGTGCAGCCCGAGGTCCCGCACACCGAATGGTCGTTGACGCTCGACGGCCTCGTCGAAAAGCCGGCCACGCTGACCTGGGCCCAGTTCAACGCCCTGCCGCAGGTGACCGACGTGAGCGACTTCCACTGCGTCACCACGTGGAGCAAATACGACTGCCGGTGGAGCGGTGTGGCGTTCACCACCCTCTTCGAACTCGCGCAACCCAAGCCCGAGGCGAAGTTCGTCTATTTCACCAGCTACGACGGCTACTCGACCAACGTCCCGCTGGAGCACTGCCTCGACGACGACGTGCTGGTCGCCACGCAGTTCGACGGAGCGCCCGTCTCCCGCGAGCACGGCGGCCCGGCGCGCGTGATCATCCCCAAGCTCTACGCTTGGAAGGGCGCGAAATTCGTGAAGACGGTCACCTTCCTCGCCGGGGACCGCCTCGGCTTCTGGGAAGTCCGCGGCTACCACGCCATCGGCGACCCGTGGAAAGAAGAGCGGTATGCGTGA
- the pyk gene encoding pyruvate kinase, translating to MNPPAATLPKEAFRLTKIVFTLGPASADERMLERLILAGVDVCRLNMAHADHAWTRAMIRRVREVCQRTGRHIALLMDVKGPEIRTGDLPEPVELTAGQLIDFLPQPGESEHRILAVSVNYPSFGEDVQTGSTVLVDSGLIRLEVVSATSARVRCRVVVPARLGNRRHINLPGVKVRLPALTAKDRADVTVGIEEGVDFFALSFVREADDIDILRRYLSEKGSSARVIAKIEDQSAIANLDEIVTASDAVMVARGDLGIEVPMEDLPLIQRRTVEACIRLRKPVIVATHLLESMIQSPVPTRAEVSDIASAVWSTADAIMLSGETTTGRYPLECVQFMKRVAGRIEGTTSKGYNADLPLKTHKDRLLRSAIVLAQEIGESGIVVFTRSGLLPQTLSALRASRCPIYAFTDNPVAFRHLLLVWGVEPFLMDFGAEPEKTIRDAFAYLLRRGWVQTGDWMVVVTNVLAGEQTIDTIQLRPVE from the coding sequence GTGAATCCGCCCGCCGCCACTCTGCCCAAGGAAGCCTTCCGGCTCACCAAAATCGTCTTCACGCTCGGCCCGGCCTCGGCCGACGAACGCATGCTCGAGCGCCTCATCCTCGCCGGCGTGGACGTCTGCCGCCTCAACATGGCCCACGCCGACCACGCGTGGACCCGCGCCATGATCCGCCGGGTGCGGGAGGTCTGCCAGCGCACCGGCCGCCACATCGCCCTGCTCATGGACGTGAAGGGCCCCGAGATCCGCACCGGCGATCTGCCGGAACCGGTCGAGCTGACGGCGGGCCAGCTCATCGACTTCCTGCCCCAGCCGGGCGAATCCGAGCACCGCATCCTCGCCGTTTCGGTGAACTATCCGTCCTTTGGCGAGGATGTGCAGACCGGTTCCACCGTGCTCGTGGACAGCGGGCTCATCCGCCTCGAGGTCGTCAGCGCGACGTCCGCCCGCGTGCGCTGCCGGGTGGTCGTGCCGGCCAGGCTGGGCAACCGCCGCCACATCAACCTGCCCGGCGTGAAGGTCCGCCTGCCCGCCCTCACCGCCAAGGACCGGGCCGATGTCACCGTCGGCATCGAGGAAGGCGTGGACTTTTTCGCGCTGTCGTTTGTGCGCGAGGCCGACGACATCGACATCCTGCGCCGCTACCTTTCCGAAAAGGGGAGCTCCGCTCGCGTCATCGCCAAGATCGAGGACCAGTCCGCCATCGCCAACCTCGACGAGATCGTCACCGCCTCCGACGCCGTGATGGTCGCGCGCGGCGACCTTGGTATCGAGGTGCCGATGGAAGATCTGCCGCTGATCCAGCGCCGCACCGTCGAGGCCTGCATTCGCCTCCGCAAGCCCGTCATCGTCGCCACGCACCTGCTCGAATCCATGATCCAGTCGCCGGTGCCCACCCGCGCCGAAGTCAGCGACATCGCCAGCGCCGTCTGGTCCACCGCCGACGCCATTATGCTCTCCGGCGAAACGACGACCGGCCGTTACCCGCTCGAATGCGTGCAGTTCATGAAGCGCGTCGCCGGCCGCATCGAAGGCACCACCTCGAAAGGTTACAATGCCGACCTGCCGCTCAAGACCCACAAGGACCGCCTGCTGCGTTCCGCCATCGTGCTGGCGCAGGAGATCGGCGAATCGGGCATCGTCGTCTTCACCCGCAGCGGCCTGCTGCCGCAGACATTGTCGGCCCTGCGCGCCTCGCGCTGTCCGATCTACGCGTTCACCGACAACCCCGTCGCCTTCCGCCACCTGCTGCTGGTGTGGGGCGTGGAGCCGTTCCTGATGGATTTCGGGGCCGAACCCGAGAAGACCATCCGCGACGCCTTCGCCTACCTCCTGCGCCGCGGCTGGGTGCAGACCGGCGACTGGATGGTCGTCGTGACCAACGTGCTCGCGGGCGAGCAGACTATCGATACGATTCAGCTCAGACCGGTCGAGTGA
- the hrpA gene encoding ATP-dependent RNA helicase HrpA translates to MPPRPHKPWPFRIEYPPELPISARADEIVAAIRDNQVLVLAGETGSGKTTQIPKLCLVAGRGERGRIACTQPRRVAASSVARRVAEELNVGFGREVGCKIRFADQTSGDTVIKFMTDGMLLAELQADPELREYDTIIVDEAHERSLNIDFILGHLRRLRTRRPDLKIVITSATIDTEAFSKAFDGAPIIEVSGRVYPVEVIYSPLEEMKGEESEYTYLDAAAEAVGRILDESSTGDILVFLPTERDIRELRDLLEGRKRSRLEVVPLFGRLTNAEQQRVFTPTQARKIVLATNIAETSLTIPGIRFVVDTGLARFSRYVPQSRTRRLPVEPVSQSSADQRKGRCGRVSDGVCIRLYAEQDFLDRPRFTQPEIQRSNLADVILRMKAFGLGDIEEFPFLNAPPAKGIRAGYALLHELGAIDEAGVLTDLGRELAHLPVDPTVGRMILQARTEKALREVLIIAAALSIQDPRERPMDAQQKADAAHRRFTQPDSDFLTLLSIWEAYHDEFEAMTLGKLRKFCTSHFLSFMRMREWRDVHGQLEDTLRERDGFAHSSVYDGLKKGQELKLDLGTPAYAAIHRSILAGLLGNVATRTDEGDYHAAHDRRVNVFPGSTLFEKRERDSKNNPTGGRASPSKPKVAKWLMAAEIMETARLYARTCARVDPQWIIGLGSHLLRVAHSEPFWSADAGRVLVKERRRLYNLELETRSVGYGKINPLHATEIFIREALVGDTVTWPFDFLAHNRKLREQAEERLTRLRSSGYMNIDEALYRFYAKEFEKVEPALSAGFPEDQANPRGARMPPQGISSVPELIDFVRHQQTTNPKFLFLRDEDLRAAEDDAHDAEAFPEALPISNQVLPLSYAYQPGKHDDGVTVRVSLAEAEALSPAALDWAVPGHLPEKVELMLKALPKEQRRGLIPLTETAQRLVRELALISSRPKQPTLAEALAELLQPRLGVRIDPTTWSAKGLPDHLRVRVEVVDAKDRVLCASRELGEIQALLHDRRREFSQKAATAENAAWRAARAKWEGEPAGEWKFGDLPASVPVEEKHGVPVLAYPGIKALGAGVAVRLFATPEEAATVTRAGVAQLLETQLRYDLGWLEKDLRALRMLGALTATLAPIEQLQDDALECIRRWVCRREVQPLHQEVFGRVLAQAKLDLRASVPRLTDWMKELLTLRLELQTHAQPYPKMTEDLAALLPADFLRRTPYDRLKHLPRYLRGMKARADRWKRDTTKDAQRAAELAPFVAAARKPAAAESEFRWLVEEFRVSLFAQELGTAEPVSAVRLKRAWEDLAPGGVKLAASVPAGPAVVVAPAMTKKTAPLKSLGALDQLFKK, encoded by the coding sequence GTGCCGCCACGCCCACACAAACCCTGGCCCTTCCGGATCGAGTATCCGCCCGAGCTGCCCATCAGCGCGCGGGCGGACGAGATCGTTGCGGCCATCCGGGACAACCAGGTGCTGGTGCTGGCCGGTGAGACCGGTTCGGGCAAGACCACGCAGATTCCCAAGCTCTGCCTCGTGGCCGGTCGCGGCGAGCGCGGCCGCATCGCCTGCACGCAGCCGCGGCGCGTGGCCGCCAGCTCGGTGGCCCGGCGGGTGGCCGAGGAGCTGAACGTCGGTTTCGGCCGCGAGGTCGGCTGCAAGATCCGCTTCGCCGACCAGACCTCGGGCGACACGGTCATCAAGTTCATGACCGACGGCATGCTGCTCGCCGAGCTGCAGGCCGACCCGGAGCTGCGCGAATACGACACCATCATCGTGGACGAGGCACACGAGCGCTCGCTCAACATTGATTTCATTCTCGGCCACCTGCGGCGGCTGCGCACGCGCCGGCCCGACCTGAAGATTGTCATCACCTCCGCGACGATCGACACCGAGGCGTTTTCCAAGGCCTTTGACGGCGCGCCGATCATCGAGGTGTCGGGGCGGGTTTACCCGGTGGAGGTGATTTATTCCCCGCTCGAGGAGATGAAGGGCGAGGAGAGCGAATACACCTACCTCGACGCCGCGGCCGAGGCCGTCGGGCGCATCCTCGACGAGAGCTCGACCGGCGACATCCTCGTCTTCCTCCCGACCGAGCGGGACATCCGCGAATTGCGCGACCTGTTGGAAGGGCGCAAACGAAGCCGGCTGGAGGTGGTGCCGCTCTTTGGCCGGCTGACCAACGCCGAGCAGCAGCGTGTTTTCACGCCCACGCAGGCGCGCAAGATCGTGCTCGCGACCAACATCGCCGAGACCTCGCTGACGATCCCCGGCATCCGCTTCGTGGTGGACACCGGGCTCGCGCGTTTCAGCCGTTACGTGCCGCAGAGCCGCACGCGGCGGCTGCCCGTGGAGCCCGTCTCGCAGAGCAGCGCCGACCAGCGCAAGGGCCGCTGCGGCCGCGTCAGTGACGGCGTGTGCATCCGGCTCTACGCGGAGCAGGATTTTCTCGACCGTCCGCGCTTCACGCAGCCCGAGATCCAGCGCAGCAACCTCGCGGACGTGATCCTGCGCATGAAGGCCTTCGGCCTCGGCGACATCGAGGAGTTCCCGTTCCTGAACGCCCCGCCGGCCAAGGGCATCCGCGCCGGCTACGCACTGTTGCACGAGCTCGGCGCGATTGATGAGGCGGGCGTTCTTACCGATCTCGGCCGCGAGCTGGCGCACCTGCCCGTGGACCCGACGGTCGGCCGCATGATCCTGCAGGCCCGCACGGAGAAGGCCCTGCGCGAGGTGCTCATCATCGCCGCGGCGCTCAGCATCCAGGACCCGCGGGAGCGTCCGATGGATGCGCAGCAGAAGGCCGACGCCGCGCACCGGCGCTTCACGCAGCCGGATTCCGATTTTCTCACGCTGCTCTCGATCTGGGAGGCCTACCACGACGAGTTCGAGGCGATGACGCTCGGCAAGCTGCGCAAGTTCTGCACCTCGCACTTTCTGTCGTTCATGCGCATGCGCGAGTGGCGCGACGTGCACGGCCAGCTCGAGGACACCTTGCGCGAACGCGACGGCTTTGCGCATTCGTCGGTCTATGACGGCTTGAAGAAGGGGCAGGAGCTGAAACTCGATCTCGGCACGCCCGCCTACGCGGCGATTCACCGGTCCATTCTCGCCGGCCTGCTGGGCAACGTGGCCACGCGCACGGACGAAGGGGATTACCACGCCGCGCACGACCGGCGGGTGAACGTGTTTCCCGGGTCCACGCTCTTTGAGAAGCGGGAGCGAGATTCCAAAAACAACCCGACCGGAGGCCGGGCTTCACCCTCCAAGCCGAAGGTCGCAAAGTGGCTCATGGCGGCGGAGATCATGGAGACGGCGCGGCTCTACGCCCGCACCTGCGCGCGGGTTGATCCGCAGTGGATCATTGGGCTCGGGTCACATCTCCTGCGGGTGGCGCACAGCGAGCCGTTCTGGAGCGCCGATGCCGGACGCGTGCTCGTGAAGGAGCGGCGCCGGCTCTACAACCTCGAGTTGGAAACCCGCTCGGTGGGCTACGGAAAGATCAACCCGCTGCATGCCACGGAGATTTTTATCCGCGAGGCGCTGGTCGGCGACACGGTGACCTGGCCCTTCGATTTTCTCGCCCACAACCGCAAGCTGCGTGAGCAGGCCGAGGAGCGCCTTACCCGGCTGCGCAGCTCGGGCTACATGAACATCGACGAGGCGCTGTATCGGTTCTACGCGAAGGAGTTTGAAAAGGTGGAGCCCGCGCTCAGCGCCGGCTTTCCGGAGGACCAGGCCAACCCGCGCGGAGCGAGGATGCCACCCCAAGGCATCAGCAGCGTGCCCGAGCTGATTGACTTTGTTCGTCACCAGCAGACCACGAACCCGAAGTTCCTGTTCCTGCGCGACGAGGACCTGCGCGCGGCCGAGGATGATGCGCATGATGCGGAGGCTTTCCCCGAGGCCCTGCCGATCAGCAACCAGGTGCTGCCGCTGAGCTACGCCTACCAGCCCGGCAAGCACGACGACGGTGTGACCGTGCGCGTCTCGCTCGCCGAGGCGGAGGCACTGTCGCCCGCCGCACTCGACTGGGCGGTGCCGGGACATTTGCCGGAAAAGGTGGAACTGATGCTCAAGGCCCTGCCGAAGGAGCAGCGGCGTGGCCTGATTCCATTGACCGAGACCGCGCAAAGGCTCGTGCGCGAGCTGGCATTGATTTCGTCGCGTCCGAAGCAGCCCACGCTGGCCGAGGCGCTGGCTGAACTCTTGCAGCCCCGGCTCGGGGTGCGGATCGATCCGACGACTTGGTCGGCGAAAGGTTTGCCCGACCACCTGCGCGTGCGGGTGGAGGTGGTGGACGCGAAGGACCGCGTGCTCTGCGCCAGCCGCGAACTCGGGGAGATTCAGGCGTTGTTGCACGACCGCCGCCGCGAATTCAGCCAGAAGGCCGCGACGGCGGAGAACGCCGCCTGGCGTGCCGCCCGGGCCAAGTGGGAAGGCGAACCGGCCGGGGAATGGAAGTTTGGCGACCTGCCGGCGTCCGTGCCGGTGGAGGAAAAACACGGCGTGCCCGTGCTGGCCTACCCCGGCATCAAGGCCCTGGGCGCGGGGGTGGCCGTGCGCCTGTTCGCCACGCCCGAGGAGGCGGCGACGGTGACACGCGCGGGTGTGGCGCAGTTGCTCGAGACCCAGCTGCGTTACGATCTCGGCTGGCTGGAAAAGGATTTGCGTGCGTTGCGCATGCTCGGGGCCCTGACCGCCACGCTGGCACCGATCGAGCAGTTGCAGGACGACGCGCTGGAGTGCATCCGGCGCTGGGTGTGTCGCCGCGAAGTCCAGCCGTTGCACCAGGAGGTTTTTGGCCGGGTGCTGGCGCAGGCGAAGCTGGACCTGCGGGCCTCCGTGCCGCGGCTGACTGACTGGATGAAGGAGCTCCTCACGCTGCGCTTGGAGCTGCAGACCCACGCCCAGCCTTACCCGAAGATGACGGAAGACCTGGCGGCGCTGCTGCCGGCGGACTTTTTGCGCCGCACACCCTACGACCGGTTGAAGCATTTGCCGCGCTATCTGCGCGGGATGAAGGCGCGGGCCGACCGCTGGAAGCGCGACACGACCAAGGACGCCCAGCGTGCAGCCGAACTGGCCCCGTTTGTGGCCGCGGCCCGCAAGCCGGCGGCGGCAGAGAGCGAGTTTCGCTGGCTGGTGGAGGAGTTTCGCGTGAGCCTGTTCGCCCAAGAGCTGGGCACGGCCGAGCCGGTATCGGCGGTGAGACTGAAGCGAGCATGGGAGGATTTGGCGCCCGGCGGGGTCAAGCTGGCGGCATCCGTCCCGGCCGGACCCGCGGTGGTGGTGGCCCCGGCCATGACCAAGAAGACCGCTCCGCTCAAGAGCCTCGGCGCGCTCGACCAGCTTTTCAAAAAATGA
- a CDS encoding CBS domain-containing protein → MNDTSISHLLEGKGRVLHTVPSTVTVTQAVQEMNRHRIGAILVMNDAKLAGIFTERDVLTRVVAAGLDPRTTPVTQVMTSNVLSVLPETTVQQVMEIFAEKRCRHLPVMDAGDLVGLISIGDVSRWMANHHRAEAESLRSYISGGLTT, encoded by the coding sequence ATGAATGATACCTCGATCTCCCATCTGCTGGAGGGCAAGGGTCGTGTCCTCCACACCGTGCCGAGCACGGTCACCGTGACCCAAGCGGTCCAGGAAATGAATCGTCACCGCATCGGCGCCATCCTCGTGATGAACGATGCCAAACTCGCCGGCATCTTCACCGAGCGCGACGTGCTCACGCGCGTGGTGGCCGCCGGACTCGATCCGCGCACGACACCTGTCACGCAGGTCATGACGAGCAACGTGCTCTCCGTGCTGCCCGAGACGACGGTGCAACAAGTCATGGAAATTTTCGCCGAGAAGCGCTGCCGCCACCTGCCGGTGATGGACGCCGGCGACTTGGTCGGGCTGATCTCGATCGGTGACGTCTCGCGCTGGATGGCCAACCACCACCGCGCCGAGGCCGAGTCGCTCCGTTCCTACATCTCCGGCGGCCTCACGACGTGA